The region CAGCAAGATCAGATGTTTGGAACCccctttttttatgatttgatttcagtttCAGCTGTTCAAGTCCACTGAAAGGTTAATGACATGGTACAAAACTTAGGTCAACAAAAACTATACAGGACTTTTTCGGGGATTAAGCAAACAgttcattttctctgtaaacTCTCCGTCATCCAGGTCACAGCTCTCTGAGAAAGTTTAATGTAGGACAACTGGATTTAGCTGTAGATTCTCGAAGACAGTAGAGGTAAATAaagtctgaaatgtttttgccaACAAAACAGGTACAATtctgctgatgtttgtgttggagCCATGATGCATCGTTAGGATTTCTGCACACTGCCAtcagaaggaggaaaaaaagccaaattattGGTTGGCCAGTAAACTCGGCAGCAGTCTGACATGAAGTCTCCAGACTTTAAACTTGTGAACTGGACATAAGGAGCTGTAGGATTATCATTTGTTGCATTGCAAATTGCCAAATTGTTTGATATTGCTTTGATGGGTTTTTCCACTACATTTAAATACATCCTGACATCCATTCAGCTCAGTCGAATCAAGCTATGTCACACCAGGAAGCACAGAAGTGTAAAGACACACTCTCTACAAGAGGAGTGCCTTCAGTCAGCTGTAGTTCATAATGTGTTTACTCCTCATCTCTTCAGACACCATAAAGGCAGCACAATTTTAAATGTTCAGGTCAAATATTTGCTGTTAATTTGAGATGCCTTTGGTGTTTCTAAATGCAAATTTGTCTCACTGTTGAACTGAACAGAGGGGCCTTGAGAGCAGCTCTGTAAGAGTCTGTAATTATTCTTGCAAAGGGTCAGATATACTGATGACTTCAAAATAAACTCAACACAGTCCAAGTCCTGCACCGCCCCCATGTCTGTCTATGTGTCCATCCACCTCAGGGAGCCCTCAGTGGGTGAATGAAAATTATGTACTGAGAGCACAACATGCCCATACTAAGTCTCTATCCGCCCAGTTTATTTTTCAGCGAGAAGAAACTCATGTACCATAAACACTCAGAGACGAAAAGCCAAAGAGGGTATGAGGTCCACTTGGATGACTGCACACAAGTTACACTCACACAGATGTAAAGAAAGTTTTGGGGATAGGTACATATATTATTCAGCAACTATCACAAGTACATGTAATTTTGACTAGACTTCAAATCAGACCATTAACTGCAGAAGAGCCAAAATGGCATAATAATCAATTCCATACACCTCTGTTTTCTGACAGCACAGTGTGCTGTGAACTAAATAACAAGCTCCACGTCCACTTTGAGCGTCATCACAGCAATGATAATGGCATCTGGCTCTGCCTTCAGAGCTGCTCTAAGCCTGTCTACCCATCAAACGGCAGCTGCTGATAACacacaggagaaaaaagaaatttctttATATGATAATGTTGTTATTCTCACTGAACCTAacatcagggagtgtgtgaaaTAACAGTTAGTCAGAGGATCACTTCATGTTATTGTgggcagccccccccccccactcccccagATCCCTTATGGCAATCCACCTCTCTGGCCCTAATACACAATGTTGTGATTGAATGGTTGTAATTAAAATGTTCCCCCGGTGTCAGCCCTGCAGTGCATTCTgcttcagaggaaaataaacacactagATCAGGCTAATAGTCTAACAAAGCTTTTGCCTGGGAGTTACCAAATCTCATTGCAAATATAAAACAGATAATGTCATAAATGCATGAAAACACCAGTTGCCAATATAGTAATAAACTGCATACATAAGCATTCTGACAACAGAGATAACAAACAATACCCCCCAATGCAGGATAGCATGATTGCCCCTTGCTGCGTCAGATGAAAAAGTTTGAATTTATAATTCTTCTGGCTCCTGGGAGACAAGTCAGGACTCAAGGACCCGTCCTTGAAGTGCCAGCACTCTTACCAGCCCATCCTcagaacaggaaacacagaTCCATTGCTATTATTATAGGAAGGATGTAGATCACGCATGCaagctctgttgttgtttgcactCATGGGCCTGTGCTCTGAAATGCAAGGCACCGCACTACTTTGAAGTAGCTGTCAAACGTTCAAGagcacttttttattttgttttgctgtggcAGCCAAAATCATTCAGTTATAGGTCATGCTCGGTATCAGTCAGCGATGATGGCCGTTTCCCAGCCTGAAAGAAGGAGCAGCACAGAAGCATGCTGGATATCCATGGAGCTGATACGGTGAGAATGATGGAGAACCTTGGCAgctcaaaacaaataaatcctgGAGTTTGAGTTTCATCCCCGCATACATTTCATACAACATTTAACAATATGTTATGAACCTTAACTGCTTTCATTGATGTTCTGGCCACTTGGGGTCAGCAAAACAGTGAACACAACATTCTGACTTCTCACTTTGTAAAGTCGATTTCAAATATTAGcatttatttaagttgttttcTTCCCCCTCCGTTTTGCTATCAACCTACTCCCAGTGAAAATGCCTGTCTGCTAAAGGGTCCATGGTCTGGTCAGTAACTGTTTGGGGTTTGGGGCAGCACAGGAAGCTTTCATGTAAGAGGAGGCAAAAGAGTAGGATGATTATTCTTTGTGGGTTTACTAAAAATAAGCACTTCCATATTGTGTattccccatttttttttatccttaaGGCAAACATAATGCAGAACATACATCTTCCAATTGCCTACCCCAAAATATAACAAGAAATGTTACTAAAACATCACTTTTTAAAGGAGGAAACACAACCACCTTTCCAGACTGTTTGAGATTCATGTAACCTGCAATATTtgcacacaaatatacatgCTTTACTCATAATGACAGCAAAACTGTCCAATTCAGGACATTTAGTTGCTTTCATTCTGCAATTCAGAGGGAGCGCCCACCAGTGGAGCTGTTATGCACCCTTCCTCAAGGAGCAGTTCAGGAAAAGTACGAGCatcccaacccccaccccccgttACAGATCACTGAGCCACTTTTCCAATCAGCATAGAAGGCAGAAGAATCCTGCTTCAGCATACCCCTGAGGCACATTGAGCAGCCAGGAGGCATCACCACTGTCACCCTGTTTATCTGACCTTTCACCTGACATCAGGAAACAGGACGTCAGGGCTCCTGTGCGTTTGTGAAGATAACTAAGAGCCTGTCTGTTCTTTTTGTTCAAGTTTCAGAGATGGCTCATGCATTCACAAGTTCCAGTCCAGGTGCAGAGGAGTCAAAAGCCCTGTGCTGCCGCCTTGGTTAAATTGCTTTGAATTACCATCAACCACAGCTTTCATAGTTGTGATCTGCTTTGATGATGCTTAATAACATCCTCGATTATTTCAAGTGAGGTCATGGCAGCAATCACTGTCACGGCTGCAGGAAAGAATCTGACTGTAGAATCACATCAATATTCATTTGAGAAAGACAAAGTGATTTCTTTCAGTTTATTATCAGCTTTTTATAATGATTGTTGGCTTTCAATGAGCATATAATGACCAGTTACTCAATGATCAATGAAAAACTGATATGATATATAATGTAGGATAAAGTACATTTCAACATTCCATTATTCCATTTTAACAATCAAGTGCATAACATCAGATGTTCGATTTcagatacatatatatagaAATACATATATAGAAATCATGCTGGTACAAGTCCGCTATACAAACCATAAGATGTTTTAATGTTAcatatgtaaaaagaaaatgctcaAAATATTAAGAACTGTTTGTTCCAACCTAAAATCaagtgtaattaaaaaaaataataaaataaagctgattTACAAGTAAACCTGTAGATGGTCTGACATAATCAGAGATTATTATTCAGAACATCATCAGAAAGGTCATGTATCCACATGTACATCTGATACTTGATTGAACAGTGTGTAGCCAGTaagttttaaaaatcaaatacatGCATCATACTTTGATATACTGAACACAAAATGGTTAAATACAGTGTTTTGATGCAATTTTGCCCTTTTCTCTTGCAAATTGAATCAGTCTTAGAGCGCTCCAGCATTATGGcaaaatggatttttttaaGCATCTGTTGATTATtaacacattgaaaaaaaaaaaagaaaaaaaatgtacaaaaataataaaaaataacagtaTGGCGACATGGAACCATAATGCAAACAATGACATAAGACTTTTGTAGTTGGCGAGTGATAACAACCCTTGGTCAATAAGTGAACAAGCCTTTATTGATTGCAGGTCACGCTAATCAGACAGAGTGACAGGTGGGTAGTGGAGAAGTTTGACAGGATGAGGCTCCTGACTGTTACCACTAATACACGGGCTAAAGAAGGGGAACACCTTGACCCTCGGCCCATTGGCAAATGAGTAGAGCAGACTCATATCATCTGCATTGTAGAAGGACACTCTCCTTTCCTCACAGTCCAAGAAAACACCAATCTTCTTTGGGAAGGAACTGACCTGCAGCCTCGTCCAGGGCTGGGTCCCGGCTGAGTATTCATTCGTGTTACGGAGCCGCAGAGTCCAGTATCCATTTTCTGGGCTCAGCTTAATCCGCGAACGTCTGTCTATGGCTTCTGAGGCCACACCCAGGTCCCATTTTGGTTTAGGGCCCACTTCTACCTCCCAGTAGTGTCGACCTGACTGAAAACCCTGGGCAGCCAAAATGTTAACGCACTGGAGGAAACGCTTACCGTTGTCCAGGTGCAATATCATGCCATCGCATTCAAAGGCCATGGTTTTGTCCCTGGAGACTCTAATGCTTGGGTGTGCTGTGTCGACGTCAAATGTTAATGGAGAAGGACCtttgggatgaaaaaaaaataaaaaaaatcattaaataaacacactgatgaTATTTATGGtaaaagaatttgaaaaaacaatCCTATTAGTGAAAAATTATGTCATTACTATTCTTCTGATACCACTTGACCCTTTTAATGAAGCAAACGAGAGACAAAAGTACCTGGCTTCAAAgatttgaacatttttctcCATGTGATGTACTGTAATGGAGCCATGTATTTGTTGCCCAAAGCTGTCAGATCAATCTCTGGGGCAATATCCACCTGCAGACATGGTctgttggggggaaaaaagcaaacatgcatTTAGTTAGGATCATTTATTCTGAGCACAAATGGCACTAAATGGATGGTGAAATCAAATAAGCATGTGACAGATGCAAAAATGCCAAAAGCAATCAATCCTTCATAACACTGAAATGAGCACTTACCTTGGCTGTGGAAGCTACAGGaggtaaagacaaaaaatattcCATTAAAAACTGTTATTTCAAACCCAGGTCAAATGACCAGAGGTGGACAGAATACACAACTTCACTGCTTGAGTAAAAGTGCAGAtgctccttgtcaaatattaccCCAATACACTAGCTTAGTCAAAATATTTAAGTGAAAGTATtggcttaaaaataaagaaatacctcaggaaatacaggaaaggaaagtagctttagtgtcattatacaatacactgatgtgattctgatgtttatagctcaaaaataacTTCAGTTAAAGATACCggtctctggggggggggctgatccCGCCCGGTCTCATCTGCATAGTTAAACCAAACACAGCCCTCTCGGTCTGCGTTAAGTTAAATTTGTTGGGAGGTGCACGTCAGGCTACGTCGGGGGCTACGGCGAGACTCCCTACACTACGACGTAAGTATGGCGTAACGCAGAACCGTCCACCAGTCTCGTTTCACCTTCGCTTGCTAACTAGCAGTCCGGGCTAATTTcgcacacagaagaggagaggcggagtagATGAACACACGGACCGgttttattcagctcttttcttccttccaacatcacaacacagttGTTTTATGGCTGCAGAGTTGAGTTTCATCACAGTGACTCTCAAGCTGGCGTTAtttctcacaccattcaccggaCAGAGGGACAAACACGCTTCTCTGCAGgcgtacacacaacacaacatggctacgtgctgactacgtcccacattaccca is a window of Echeneis naucrates chromosome 10, fEcheNa1.1, whole genome shotgun sequence DNA encoding:
- the trim105 gene encoding tripartite motif containing 105, with amino-acid sequence MAAAPSAPPASSAKESLREDLTCAICCDLFREPVMLSCMHHFCKPCISRYWRGTQGRVSCPQCRKEFSCRQFQTNYLVAAMVEKVRATTADTYIQNLEKQLKETLENYHLKREYYKNSIVRDKDKMDTIKRFGADLQARVTSEFRALHQILDQEETCMLEQLKREQVDELEKVERHLEAVELAKREIEENIRIFQQASTTNENIILTELPQPRPCLQVDIAPEIDLTALGNKYMAPLQYITWRKMFKSLKPGPSPLTFDVDTAHPSIRVSRDKTMAFECDGMILHLDNGKRFLQCVNILAAQGFQSGRHYWEVEVGPKPKWDLGVASEAIDRRSRIKLSPENGYWTLRLRNTNEYSAGTQPWTRLQVSSFPKKIGVFLDCEERRVSFYNADDMSLLYSFANGPRVKVFPFFSPCISGNSQEPHPVKLLHYPPVTLSD